One Phragmites australis chromosome 23, lpPhrAust1.1, whole genome shotgun sequence DNA window includes the following coding sequences:
- the LOC133905891 gene encoding uncharacterized protein LOC133905891 isoform X1, producing the protein MNSQVGSNNRKNSNVVYQDLTKVLGLSRFDSENLSDVSTAVLPLKCAMDPTNLVHLRTVPSENGLRPVENSSDNLQGMAFTCESPLAGKVKFMCSFGGKILPRPSDGKLRYVGGETRLISITRNFSWKEFVQKTLTIYNQPHIIKYQLPDEDLDALISLSCDEDFQNMMEEYYTLEKANGSLRLRIFLVSLAECEDSSLDSRSLESEPEYHFVVAVNNLARLNRSISGNNLMSQSSHQLDSSPLPCRDSPVCQTDTESGAKALTGTTLNESPSQFFLAPCTQVVAESSATSSPSLSQHRTIKQSRMQPPADKSAMDCEPENRSEVLDGANLKAMLLNHQDKKQNDANTSIGVGSPMHHLHSQRQVKDVAVPGNESDLSPHTNYDMSAPVETPFYSEKVSMHPANARWAPGLHEYTGQVLGMPHAFSDPLLKDCTEVPASSLSLTADPYVASSISQKKCQTNDLERTISGTRPAFEHVKPPGIARTDEPNYLVSNHIDQQYDQVIIDTASLEPPVCYQHESLSSIVTQKGHNGGPVVQQQDKLYHQGNSTDPSTAPQSNFADTRFNLYHAHGARMSSDELDALEKSLVPTPILATDHSRSYLNGSSTGSQTENSNCGYHLEKLNSGCVVTDYGTAGYVHGNDKVAPEPHILLPVDPFEAFTLQISTGNRESCVCQNENLAQSSVQNSGLAISPHIRPSGPDLNINLYGNGTFCLSSSQNPVLDGVSMREDPLLDQHIISCSDVGVLGFECTTINNESVKLTQRTHNNVQLDVPIIVEDVTDNVPSDIPSSRQVVPQVEVVAEEQQDANISSEKDEDSRSNGPELANEDHDDRTADGSISDAAVAELEASMYGLQIIRNGDLEELRELGSGTFGTVYYGKWRGTDVAIKRIKKSCFAGRSSEQEKLTKDFWREAQILSKLHHPNVVAFYGVVPDGTGGTLATVTEFMVNGSLRNVLLRKDRMLDRRKKLIIAMDAAFGMEYLHSKSIVHFDLKCDNLLVNLRDPQRPICKVGDFGLSRIKRNTLVSGGVRGTLPWMAPELLNGSSRQVSEKVDVFSFGIVLWEILTGEEPYANMHCGAIIGGIVSNTLRPPIPENCDPEWRKLMEQCWLANPDARPSFTEVTDRLRAMPAVLQPRGQAPGNR; encoded by the exons ATGAATAGCCAAGTTGGGTCCAACAACCGGAAAAACTCGAATGTGGTCTATCAAGATCTGACCAAAGTTCTTGGTCTTAGTAGGTTTGATTCTGAGAACCTTTCAGATGTCTCAACGGCTGTTTTGCCATTGAAATGCGCCATGGATCCTACAAATTTGGTGCATCTGAGGACCGTACCCTCTGAGAATGGACTCAGACCAGTTGAAAATTCAAGCGACAATCTGCAAGGTATGGCTTTTACCTGTGAAAGCCCACTAGCTGGAAAAGTCAAGTTCATGTGTAGCTTTGGTGGGAAAATCTTGCCTAGGCCAAGCGATGGGAAGCTCAGATATGTAGGAGGGGAAACTCGTCTCATCTCAATAACCAGGAACTTCTCATGGAAAGAATTCGTGCAGAAAACTCTGACAATCTACAATCAGCCTCATATCATCAAGTATCAGCTCCCTGATGAGGATTTGGACGCACTGATATCTCTTTCGTGTGATGAGGATTTCCAGAATATGATGGAGGAATACTACACTCTTGAAAAGGCCAATGGATCACTTAGACTAAGGATATTTCTTGTCTCCCTGGCTGAATGTGAGGATTCATCATTGGATTCAAGAAGCTTAGAAAGTGAACCGGAGTACCATTTTGTCGTTGCTGTGAACAATCTTGCACGATTGAACCGGAGCATCAGCGGCAACAATTTAATGAGTCAATCAAGCCATCAATTGGATAGTTCCCCACTCCCTTGCAGAGACTCACCTGTCTGTCAAACAGATACAGAAAGTGGAGCTAAAGCTTTGACTGGAACAACCCTAAACGAGTCTCCCTCTCAGTTTTTTCTTGCTCCATGCACACAAGTGGTGGCAGAGTCATCAGCAACTTCTTCCCCAAGCTTAAGTCAGCATAGGACCATAAAACAGTCTAGGATGCAACCACCTGCAGATAAATCAGCAATGGATTGTGAACCGGAGAACAGGAGTGAAGTTTTGGATGGAGCAAATCTAAAAGCCATGCTTCTGAACCATCAAGATAAGAAGCAAAATGATGCAAACACGAGTATTGGTGTTGGATCTCCCATGCACCACCTTCACAGTCAAAGGCAGGTAAAAGATGTGGCTGTACCTGGAAATGAGAGTGACTTGAGTCCACATACAAACTATGATATGTCTGCTCCAGTGGAAACACCCTTTTATTCTGAAAAGGTCTCCATGCATCCAGCGAATGCAAGATGGGCACCTGGGCTGCATGAATACACTGGTCAAGTTCTAGGCATGCCTCATGCCTTCTCTGACCCTTTGCTGAAAGATTGTACTGAAGTACCTGCATCCAGTTTGTCATTAACTGCTGATCCCTATGTAGCCTCTTCAATTTCTCAGAAAAAATGTCAAACTAATGATCTAGAGAGAACAATTAGTGGAACTAGGCCGGCTTTTGAGCATGTTAAACCCCCTGGCATTGCTCGAACGGATGAACCAAACTACCTTGTTTCTAATCATATTGATCAACAGTATGATCAAGTAATTATTGACACGGCCAGTTTGGAGCCACCAGTTTGTTATCAACATGAAAGTTTGTCTAGTATTGTGACACAAAAAGGTCATAATGGAGGTCCTGTAGTTCAACAGCAGGATAAGCTTTATCATCAGGGAAACAGCACAGATCCAAGTACTGCTCCCCAGAGCAATTTTGCTGATACAAGGTTTAATTTGTACCATGCACATGGTGCAAGGATGTCCTCAGATGAGCTAGATGCTCTCGAAAAAAGCTTAGTTCCAACACCAATTCTTGCTACTGATCATTCCCGTTCATATCTTAATGGATCTTCTACTGGATCACAAACAGAGAATTCAAATTGTGGATATCACCTAGAGAAACTGAATTCAGGGTGTGTTGTTACAGATTATGGAACTGCTGGCTATGTGCATGGGAATGATAAAGTTGCTCCAGAGCCCCATATTCTGTTGCCTGTAGACCCTTTTGAAGCTTTTACCTTGCAAATATCAACAGGAAATAGAGAATCCTGTGTATGTCAAAACGAAAATTTGGCCCAATCATCAGTGCAAAACTCTGGCTTGGCCATCTCTCCACATATTAGACCGAGTGGTCCTGATCTGAACATAAACTTGTATGGAAATGGCACCTTCTGTTTGTCCTCATCCCAGAATCCAGTTCTGGATGGTGTTTCAATGCGAGAGGATCCTCTTCTTGATCAGCACATTATCTCCTGCAGTGATGTAGGAGTACTTGGATTTGAGTGTACCACCATCAATAATGAAAGCGTGAAGCTAACTCAAAGAACGCACAATAATGTTCAACTGGATGTGCCTATTATAGTTGAGGACGTGACTGATAATGTTCCTTCAGACATTCCATCATCAAGACAAGTTGTTCCTCAGGTCGAAGTGGTAGCCGAAGAACAACAAGATGCTAATATTTCATCAGAGAAGGATGAGGATTCAAGGAGCAATGGACCAGAGTTAGCTAATGAG GATCATGATGATAGAACTGCAGACGGGTCCATAAGTGATGCTGCAGTTGCTGAACTTGAAGCCAGCATGTATGGCTTGCAG ATCATAAGAAATGGTGACCTCGAGGAGCTCCGCGAATTGGGATCTGGCACATTTGGAACAGTATACTATGGAAAGTGGCGAGGAACTGACGTTGCTATCAAACGTATTAAGAAAAGCTGTTTCGCCGGGAGATCATCTGAACAAGAGAAACTT ACCAAGGACTTTTGGAGGGAAGCACAGATTCTTTCAAAGTTGCATCATCCAAATGTTGTTGCTTTCTATGGTGTAGTCCCTGATGGAACTGGAGGAACATTGGCAACTGTTACAGAGTTCATGGTGAATGGATCACTGAGGAATGTTCTTTTGAGGAAGGACAG AATGCTTGATCGTCGGAAAAAACTCATCATTGCTATGGACGCGGCATTTGGGATGGAATACTTGCACTCCAAAAGCATAGTCCATTTTGATTTGAAATGCGACAACTTACTTGTTAATTTGAGAGATCCTCAGAGGCCAATCTGCaag GTTGGAGACTTCGGATTGTCAAGAATTAAACGCAACACTTTGGTTTCTGGTGGTGTACGGGGCACTCTCCCGTGGATGGCACCAGAGCTGTTGAATGGTAGCAGCCGCCAAGTATCTGAGAAG GTGGATGTCTTCTCTTTTGGGATAGTTTTATGGGAGATCTTGACTGGTGAGGAACCATATGCAAATATGCATTGTGGCGCTATCATAG GTGGTATCGTGAGTAACACTCTCCGGCCTCCGATACCTGAAAATTGTGACCCTGAATGGCGAAAGCTGATGGAGCAATGTTGGTTGGCCAATCCTGATGCCCGGCCCTCATTCACCGAGGTCACCGACAGGTTACGAGCCATGCCAGCAGTGCTTCAACCAAGGGGACAAGCTCCGGGAAACAGATGA
- the LOC133905891 gene encoding uncharacterized protein LOC133905891 isoform X2, giving the protein MNSQVGSNNRKNSNVVYQDLTKVLGLSRFDSENLSDVSTAVLPLKCAMDPTNLVHLRTVPSENGLRPVENSSDNLQGMAFTCESPLAGKVKFMCSFGGKILPRPSDGKLRYVGGETRLISITRNFSWKEFVQKTLTIYNQPHIIKYQLPDEDLDALISLSCDEDFQNMMEEYYTLEKANGSLRLRIFLVSLAECEDSSLDSRSLESEPEYHFVVAVNNLARLNRSISGNNLMSQSSHQLDSSPLPCRDSPVCQTDTESGAKALTGTTLNESPSQFFLAPCTQVVAESSATSSPSLSQHRTIKQSRMQPPADKSAMDCEPENRSEVLDGANLKAMLLNHQDKKQNDANTSIGVGSPMHHLHSQRQVKDVAVPGNESDLSPHTNYDMSAPVETPFYSEKVSMHPANARWAPGLHEYTGQVLGMPHAFSDPLLKDCTEVPASSLSLTADPYVASSISQKKCQTNDLERTISGTRPAFEHVKPPGIARTDEPNYLVSNHIDQQYDQVIIDTASLEPPVCYQHESLSSIVTQKGHNGGPVVQQQDKLYHQGNSTDPSTAPQSNFADTRFNLYHAHGARMSSDELDALEKSLVPTPILATDHSRSYLNGSSTGSQTENSNCGYHLEKLNSGCVVTDYGTAGYVHGNDKVAPEPHILLPVDPFEAFTLQISTGNRESCVCQNENLAQSSVQNSGLAISPHIRPSGPDLNINLYGNGTFCLSSSQNPVLDGVSMREDPLLDQHIISCSDVGVLGFECTTINNESVKLTQRTHNNVQLDVPIIVEDVTDNVPSDIPSSRQVVPQVEVVAEEQQDANISSEKDEDSRSNGPELANEDHDDRTADGSISDAAVAELEASMYGLQIIRNGDLEELRELGSGTFGTVYYGKWRGTDVAIKRIKKSCFAGRSSEQEKLTKDFWREAQILSKLHHPNVVAFYGVVPDGTGGTLATVTEFMVNGSLRNVLLRKDRSLQNA; this is encoded by the exons ATGAATAGCCAAGTTGGGTCCAACAACCGGAAAAACTCGAATGTGGTCTATCAAGATCTGACCAAAGTTCTTGGTCTTAGTAGGTTTGATTCTGAGAACCTTTCAGATGTCTCAACGGCTGTTTTGCCATTGAAATGCGCCATGGATCCTACAAATTTGGTGCATCTGAGGACCGTACCCTCTGAGAATGGACTCAGACCAGTTGAAAATTCAAGCGACAATCTGCAAGGTATGGCTTTTACCTGTGAAAGCCCACTAGCTGGAAAAGTCAAGTTCATGTGTAGCTTTGGTGGGAAAATCTTGCCTAGGCCAAGCGATGGGAAGCTCAGATATGTAGGAGGGGAAACTCGTCTCATCTCAATAACCAGGAACTTCTCATGGAAAGAATTCGTGCAGAAAACTCTGACAATCTACAATCAGCCTCATATCATCAAGTATCAGCTCCCTGATGAGGATTTGGACGCACTGATATCTCTTTCGTGTGATGAGGATTTCCAGAATATGATGGAGGAATACTACACTCTTGAAAAGGCCAATGGATCACTTAGACTAAGGATATTTCTTGTCTCCCTGGCTGAATGTGAGGATTCATCATTGGATTCAAGAAGCTTAGAAAGTGAACCGGAGTACCATTTTGTCGTTGCTGTGAACAATCTTGCACGATTGAACCGGAGCATCAGCGGCAACAATTTAATGAGTCAATCAAGCCATCAATTGGATAGTTCCCCACTCCCTTGCAGAGACTCACCTGTCTGTCAAACAGATACAGAAAGTGGAGCTAAAGCTTTGACTGGAACAACCCTAAACGAGTCTCCCTCTCAGTTTTTTCTTGCTCCATGCACACAAGTGGTGGCAGAGTCATCAGCAACTTCTTCCCCAAGCTTAAGTCAGCATAGGACCATAAAACAGTCTAGGATGCAACCACCTGCAGATAAATCAGCAATGGATTGTGAACCGGAGAACAGGAGTGAAGTTTTGGATGGAGCAAATCTAAAAGCCATGCTTCTGAACCATCAAGATAAGAAGCAAAATGATGCAAACACGAGTATTGGTGTTGGATCTCCCATGCACCACCTTCACAGTCAAAGGCAGGTAAAAGATGTGGCTGTACCTGGAAATGAGAGTGACTTGAGTCCACATACAAACTATGATATGTCTGCTCCAGTGGAAACACCCTTTTATTCTGAAAAGGTCTCCATGCATCCAGCGAATGCAAGATGGGCACCTGGGCTGCATGAATACACTGGTCAAGTTCTAGGCATGCCTCATGCCTTCTCTGACCCTTTGCTGAAAGATTGTACTGAAGTACCTGCATCCAGTTTGTCATTAACTGCTGATCCCTATGTAGCCTCTTCAATTTCTCAGAAAAAATGTCAAACTAATGATCTAGAGAGAACAATTAGTGGAACTAGGCCGGCTTTTGAGCATGTTAAACCCCCTGGCATTGCTCGAACGGATGAACCAAACTACCTTGTTTCTAATCATATTGATCAACAGTATGATCAAGTAATTATTGACACGGCCAGTTTGGAGCCACCAGTTTGTTATCAACATGAAAGTTTGTCTAGTATTGTGACACAAAAAGGTCATAATGGAGGTCCTGTAGTTCAACAGCAGGATAAGCTTTATCATCAGGGAAACAGCACAGATCCAAGTACTGCTCCCCAGAGCAATTTTGCTGATACAAGGTTTAATTTGTACCATGCACATGGTGCAAGGATGTCCTCAGATGAGCTAGATGCTCTCGAAAAAAGCTTAGTTCCAACACCAATTCTTGCTACTGATCATTCCCGTTCATATCTTAATGGATCTTCTACTGGATCACAAACAGAGAATTCAAATTGTGGATATCACCTAGAGAAACTGAATTCAGGGTGTGTTGTTACAGATTATGGAACTGCTGGCTATGTGCATGGGAATGATAAAGTTGCTCCAGAGCCCCATATTCTGTTGCCTGTAGACCCTTTTGAAGCTTTTACCTTGCAAATATCAACAGGAAATAGAGAATCCTGTGTATGTCAAAACGAAAATTTGGCCCAATCATCAGTGCAAAACTCTGGCTTGGCCATCTCTCCACATATTAGACCGAGTGGTCCTGATCTGAACATAAACTTGTATGGAAATGGCACCTTCTGTTTGTCCTCATCCCAGAATCCAGTTCTGGATGGTGTTTCAATGCGAGAGGATCCTCTTCTTGATCAGCACATTATCTCCTGCAGTGATGTAGGAGTACTTGGATTTGAGTGTACCACCATCAATAATGAAAGCGTGAAGCTAACTCAAAGAACGCACAATAATGTTCAACTGGATGTGCCTATTATAGTTGAGGACGTGACTGATAATGTTCCTTCAGACATTCCATCATCAAGACAAGTTGTTCCTCAGGTCGAAGTGGTAGCCGAAGAACAACAAGATGCTAATATTTCATCAGAGAAGGATGAGGATTCAAGGAGCAATGGACCAGAGTTAGCTAATGAG GATCATGATGATAGAACTGCAGACGGGTCCATAAGTGATGCTGCAGTTGCTGAACTTGAAGCCAGCATGTATGGCTTGCAG ATCATAAGAAATGGTGACCTCGAGGAGCTCCGCGAATTGGGATCTGGCACATTTGGAACAGTATACTATGGAAAGTGGCGAGGAACTGACGTTGCTATCAAACGTATTAAGAAAAGCTGTTTCGCCGGGAGATCATCTGAACAAGAGAAACTT ACCAAGGACTTTTGGAGGGAAGCACAGATTCTTTCAAAGTTGCATCATCCAAATGTTGTTGCTTTCTATGGTGTAGTCCCTGATGGAACTGGAGGAACATTGGCAACTGTTACAGAGTTCATGGTGAATGGATCACTGAGGAATGTTCTTTTGAGGAAGGACAG ATCTCTGCAGAATGCTTGA